The following are encoded together in the Daucus carota subsp. sativus chromosome 5, DH1 v3.0, whole genome shotgun sequence genome:
- the LOC135152906 gene encoding uncharacterized protein LOC135152906 gives MDKLAFWNVRGFNQPSKRKEVADLILDNQVGLCALIETHVAKGRVNIVFNRMFRGWDWLSNSEHCLKGCRIVIGWNPLLFDVLEILSTDQVIHCVVTELESKNSFHCSIVYAANDHVIRRDLWHSLCSYSMLTATSPWVVMGDFNAMLSDSEMQGGVDSRSPAVQEFKDCVNYIEVQDIVYSGIHFTWTGAPHGVGVVKKLDRVMANLSFLQKFFGVNTKFLPRGVSDHSPAIVDLKLVRRRSKSSVKFNNFLAYRENFLELVSGIWSHRIGGVKMYQLDLFPFDDDLCHQELAISREYRACKLEEERLLKQRAKVHWLKVGDQNSKFFHRSLHSRRLKKSVLEITNEEGDVLQGDDMNAHFVDFYKNLLGTKDECDNCLGLEPFANKLDANSAADLIREVSSEEIKEVIFQMGDDKASGPDGYSALFFKKA, from the exons atggATAAGTTAGCATTCTGGAATGTTCGAGGGTTTAATCAGCCCTCAAAACGCAAGGAAGTTGCTGATTTAATTTTGGATAATCAAGTGGGTTTGTGTGCTCTTATCGAAACTCATGTTGCAAAAGGGCGTGTTAATATTGTGTTTAATAGAATGTTTCGAGGTTGGGATTGGTTGTCGAATTCTGAGCATTGCTTAAAAGGCTGTAGAATTGTGATTGGCTGGAATCCTTTGTTGTTTGATGTGTTAGAAATTCTCTCGACTGATCAAGTAATTCACTGTGTGGTCACTGAGCTGGAAAGTAAAAATTCTTTTCATTGCTCAATTGTCTATGCAGCGAATGACCATGTGATTCGTCGGGATTTGTGGCATTCTCTGTGTTCTTATAGTATGTTGACCGCAACGTCCCCTTGGGTCGTTATGGGAGACTTTAATGCTATGTTGTCTGATTCTGAGATGCAAGGAGGTGTTGATAGTAGGTCCCCTGCTGTTCAGGAGTTTAAGGATTGTGTGAACTATATAGAGGTGCAAGATATTGTGTATTCAGGTATTCACTTTACTTGGACAGGGGCGCCCCATGGGGTCGGAGTTGTTAAAAAATTGGATCGAGTGATGGCCAATTTGAGCTTTCTGCAGAAATTTTTTGGGGTTAATACTAAGTTTCTTCCGCGCGGCGTTAGTGATCATAGCCCTGCTATTGTGGATTTAAAGTTAGTGAGAAGGAGATCTAAGAGCTctgttaaatttaataatttcttggCTTATCGAGAAAATTTTTTAGAGCTTGTTTCAGGCATCTGGTCTCATAGAATTGGTGGTGTGAAAATGTATCAG TTAGACTTGTTTCCATTTGATGATGATCTTTGTCACCAAGAGCTGGCCATCTCAAGGGAGTATAGAGCTTGTAAACTAGAGGAAGAAAGGTTGTTGAAGCAACGAGCTAAAGTGCACTGGCTAAAAGTAGGTGATCAGAATTCGAAATTTTTTCACCGAAGTCTTCATTCTAGAAGACTTAAAAAATCAGTTCTGGAAATTACCAATGAGGAGGGAGATGTGCTTCAGGGGGATGACATGAATGCtcattttgttgatttttaCAAGAATTTGTTGGGCACTAAAGATGAGTGTGATAATTGTTTGGGGTTAGAGCCTTTTGCAAATAAATTAGATGCTAATTCAGCTGCTGATTTAATTCGTGAGGTGTCTTCTGAGGAGATTAAGGAGGTTATTTTTCAGATGGGTGATGATAAGGCCTCTGGCCCTGACGGCTACTCGgctctttttttcaaaaaggcTTGA